Below is a genomic region from Granulicella sibirica.
GCTCTCGTCCTCGCCATGCCACGACGTGATCGTCGGCTCCCCAAGCTGCCAACTCAGCAGAACCACCGACCCTTCAAGCTTGCAGGGAAACGCAAGCAGACCCTCTTCAAGGTCCGCGACCTGCACCCCGATCGAGTCGATCTCGGCCAGCGTATCGCGCGTCTCCTGCACCGCGGCATCGCGATCCGCCCGCCGCCGCGCGGCCGACGCGATATCCACCCGCATGCCCCCGGAGAGGAAGATCTGGTGGCTAAGGGCCTGCATCTCGGATTCAAGCTCGGACGCCGTCTCCGCCGAGGTCTGGGCGCGCTTCAACAACGACTCGAGAACTGGAAGCAGCGTCTGCGCCTCGTTCCATGTAAATGTTTTGGTCATCGCGTGTCCTCCCCTCGTCACATCTATTAGATACCCGTTTCCGGAAAAGGAATCAGCTCACTTAGACGTCCACCCATCGGCGAAGACTCATGATTCTGGTGCGGCTCTCTCCTCCTCGCGCATCTGAGTGGTGGAAGCAGGAGAGCCGCATGAAGATTCGTCCCCCCGCAAGAGCCATGTTGGTCGCAGTACT
It encodes:
- a CDS encoding DUF2203 domain-containing protein, which codes for MTKTFTWNEAQTLLPVLESLLKRAQTSAETASELESEMQALSHQIFLSGGMRVDIASAARRRADRDAAVQETRDTLAEIDSIGVQVADLEEGLLAFPCKLEGSVVLLSWQLGEPTITSWHGEDESFTERKPVDSRFGRIERERLN